One genomic region from Macellibacteroides fermentans encodes:
- the priA gene encoding replication restart helicase PriA, with translation MKYADVILPLSLANSYTYRIPQDMQAALVAGCRVIVHFGKRRYYTAIVLEVHNRQPQSTLEVKEIYALLDASPVLRRPQLRFWQWLSEYYLCKLGDVYKAALPSGLKLESETAVSCIKDFEAQFPLRPAEQAVLDAFSDGQKLTVSELEKKTGLRNVVSTLSVLLTYGAVEVQEELKKGFAPKLETYVSLSDEYRGHDALQKAFDLLKRAHKQELLLIAYLDLSHILNPTLATEVTKKELLQQSECSVSVLDGLVKRGILKYYDKEVGRLQVHISRLQPPQPLSPDQEKAYADIHESFKIKDVCLLHGITSSGKTEIYIRLISEVLSLNRQVLYLLPEIAITTQITNRLTKVFGDKLLVYHSKYSDNERVEVWNKLRAEKKPLLILGVRSSLFLPFYDLGLVIVDEEHEPGYKQQDPAPRYHARNAAIMLANMHGAKTLLGSATPSLDSYFNALTGKYGLVSLNLRYGNTLMPQIIPVNVKELKRKKIMKDALFSPILIDKITEALNNDEQVILFQNRRGFAPVIECKSCGWVPHCVNCDVSLTFHKFRNQLVCHYCGYTYQLPPVCPECRESDLKMMGVGTEKVEEEIASLFPAAKIGRLDFDTARTRTAYERIIDDFDGGKISILIGTQMVSKGLDFGNVSVVGIINADSLLNYPDFRAHERAYQLMVQVSGRAGRRDKSGTVILQTTQPEHPLIQMVQRFAYQEMAKMQLTERSMFRYPPYYRLIVVVLRSRNETVLQEQSLLFAAKLKEKLGDRVLGPVSPPVTRVQSLHIKKIVLKIEISANISPVRKLLDSVQCEMQQNSDYKQLLVHFDVDPA, from the coding sequence ATGAAATACGCAGATGTAATTCTCCCTCTTTCTCTTGCCAACAGCTATACGTATCGCATCCCTCAGGATATGCAGGCTGCACTTGTTGCCGGATGTAGGGTTATTGTCCATTTTGGAAAAAGAAGGTATTACACTGCGATTGTGTTGGAAGTTCATAACAGACAACCCCAATCTACACTTGAAGTTAAAGAAATCTATGCATTATTGGATGCCAGTCCGGTTTTACGCAGACCTCAATTGCGCTTCTGGCAATGGCTTTCGGAGTATTATTTGTGCAAGTTGGGCGATGTGTACAAGGCAGCTTTACCTTCCGGCCTTAAATTGGAAAGTGAAACAGCCGTTTCTTGTATCAAAGATTTTGAAGCCCAATTCCCTTTGAGACCAGCCGAACAAGCGGTGTTGGATGCATTTTCAGATGGTCAGAAATTAACTGTATCCGAGCTGGAAAAGAAAACCGGTCTTCGTAATGTTGTTTCCACATTGTCCGTTTTGCTAACTTACGGAGCAGTAGAGGTACAGGAAGAATTGAAAAAAGGATTTGCACCCAAATTGGAGACCTATGTTTCTCTTTCTGACGAATATAGAGGCCATGATGCTTTGCAAAAAGCATTTGATCTACTAAAAAGGGCACATAAACAAGAACTTTTACTTATTGCTTACCTGGATTTAAGTCATATTCTAAACCCTACCTTAGCCACAGAGGTTACAAAAAAAGAGCTTTTACAGCAAAGTGAATGCAGTGTATCTGTGCTGGATGGGCTTGTTAAAAGAGGAATTTTGAAATACTACGATAAGGAGGTTGGTAGATTGCAAGTTCATATATCCAGATTGCAACCGCCGCAGCCTTTATCTCCTGATCAGGAAAAAGCTTATGCTGATATTCATGAATCGTTTAAAATAAAAGATGTTTGTTTACTACACGGTATTACTTCAAGCGGTAAAACAGAAATATATATACGGTTGATATCGGAAGTTTTATCTTTAAACAGACAGGTGTTGTATCTTTTGCCTGAGATAGCGATTACAACACAGATTACCAATCGACTTACGAAGGTATTTGGAGATAAATTACTTGTATATCACTCAAAATATTCCGACAACGAACGTGTGGAAGTGTGGAATAAGTTGCGGGCAGAAAAAAAACCGCTACTTATATTGGGTGTAAGATCTTCATTATTTCTCCCTTTTTATGATTTGGGACTTGTTATCGTAGACGAAGAACATGAACCCGGATATAAACAGCAGGATCCTGCGCCTCGTTACCATGCACGAAACGCTGCAATAATGCTCGCAAATATGCATGGAGCGAAAACCCTTCTGGGCTCTGCAACGCCTTCACTCGATTCATATTTCAATGCGTTGACTGGTAAGTATGGTCTGGTTTCTTTAAATTTACGTTATGGAAATACCCTGATGCCTCAGATTATTCCTGTAAATGTAAAAGAACTGAAGCGGAAGAAGATAATGAAAGATGCTCTTTTTTCGCCTATACTTATTGATAAGATAACCGAAGCTTTGAATAACGATGAACAGGTTATTCTTTTCCAGAACCGACGGGGGTTTGCTCCGGTAATTGAATGTAAATCCTGTGGTTGGGTACCCCATTGTGTGAATTGTGATGTAAGTCTTACTTTTCATAAATTTCGGAACCAGCTGGTTTGCCACTATTGCGGCTATACATATCAACTCCCTCCGGTTTGTCCGGAGTGCAGGGAGTCAGACCTGAAGATGATGGGAGTGGGTACAGAGAAGGTTGAGGAAGAGATTGCATCTTTGTTTCCTGCGGCTAAAATTGGTCGCCTGGATTTTGATACTGCCAGAACCCGCACGGCATACGAGCGGATTATCGATGACTTTGATGGAGGAAAAATATCCATACTCATAGGAACTCAAATGGTTTCAAAAGGGTTGGATTTTGGAAATGTAAGTGTAGTCGGAATTATTAATGCTGACAGCTTACTTAATTATCCGGATTTTCGTGCTCACGAGCGTGCGTATCAATTGATGGTTCAAGTTAGCGGACGTGCTGGAAGAAGAGATAAATCGGGTACTGTTATTCTTCAAACCACTCAACCAGAGCATCCATTAATTCAAATGGTACAGCGTTTTGCATATCAGGAAATGGCAAAGATGCAATTAACCGAGCGAAGCATGTTCCGCTATCCGCCATATTACAGATTAATTGTAGTAGTTCTAAGAAGCCGTAATGAAACCGTATTGCAAGAACAATCTCTATTGTTTGCGGCTAAACTAAAAGAAAAACTGGGCGACAGGGTTTTGGGACCGGTTTCGCCTCCGGTTACAAGAGTTCAATCATTACACATTAAGAAGATTGTTCTAAAAATAGAAATATCGGCCAACATATCTCCTGTTCGGAAACTACTTGATTCGGTACAGTGTGAAATGCAGCAGAATTCCGATTACAAGCAGTTATTGGTACATTTTGATGTTGATCCGGCATAA
- a CDS encoding low molecular weight protein-tyrosine-phosphatase, which yields MKQEKLRLLFVCLGNICRSPSAEGVMKKLVKESGLEHEIEIDSAGILGIHQGELPDPRMRKHASKRGYTLDSRSRPVIIADFYNFDLIIGMDDRNIQDLKKLAPDLESSAKIHRMSEYLSTHTYDHIPDPYYGGAEGFELVLDLLEDACSGLLEVISSDRDN from the coding sequence ATGAAACAAGAAAAATTAAGATTATTGTTTGTCTGTTTAGGAAATATATGTCGTTCTCCTTCAGCAGAAGGTGTGATGAAAAAACTGGTTAAAGAGTCAGGTTTAGAACATGAAATCGAGATTGATTCGGCTGGAATACTTGGCATTCATCAAGGAGAGCTTCCCGATCCCCGTATGAGGAAGCATGCTTCTAAAAGAGGCTATACATTGGATTCAAGATCCCGTCCCGTAATAATAGCCGATTTTTATAATTTTGATCTTATCATAGGAATGGACGACCGAAACATACAGGATTTAAAGAAACTTGCTCCTGATTTGGAATCTTCGGCCAAAATACATCGCATGTCCGAATATTTAAGCACACACACATACGATCACATTCCAGACCCTTACTACGGTGGTGCTGAAGGATTTGAACTGGTGCTTGATCTTTTAGAAGATGCCTGTTCCGGATTATTGGAAGTTATTTCTTCAGATCGGGATAACTGA
- a CDS encoding HD family phosphohydrolase, which yields MTVKNFKIPSAVYFIVTALLIAYFFPREGKFRYQFFEGKPWKYGLLTAPSNFPIYKTDKEVALEKDSVLKDFKPYYKINRTIEAAQKEKLRKDYATTLKHIAGSSYMQYVEHSLSNLYARGIVSYESLNQLNKDNYAEINVVENNVSKTHFVSDLFTVKTAYEFIINNCPPRLDKKVLKACDINNYLVENVSYDSTMTARVKDELLQNVSLASGMVQAGERIVDRGEIIDGYTYNVLRSLKIVYENKTGGNQRMGMILGGQFVLVMGIMLCMWLYLWSFRVKIFHNQRSVIFLLLTIIVPCLLTEFCVTYGLFNVYILPYAIAPIVVRTFFDSRTALFMHLVTILLCSLMVPFPHEFLLLQTVAGMVVTFSLKELSERSQLIRSSFFIFIAYVIIYLSLAVYQEADFQKINWMMLLYFGINFILLTFAYLLVYMLEKTFGYVSSITLVELSNINNPLLKSLSETCPGTFQHSLHVSILAADAASRVGANSQLVRTGALYHDIGKMSNPAFFTENQSSVNPHEKLSLDESAQIIISHVTEGVKIAEKAMLPKAIINFIRTHHGNGKAKYFYNSLKNLNPDQEIDESLFTYPGPNPFTKETAILMMADAVEATSRSLKEYTEENIKEVVNRIVEGQIADGLLRNTPLTYRDVETIKNVFCEKLKTMYHTRISYPDLKK from the coding sequence ATGACAGTAAAAAACTTCAAAATACCTTCTGCAGTTTACTTTATTGTAACCGCTCTGCTTATTGCCTACTTCTTTCCCAGAGAGGGGAAATTCAGATACCAATTTTTTGAAGGAAAGCCCTGGAAATACGGACTTTTGACTGCGCCCTCCAATTTCCCTATTTACAAGACAGATAAAGAGGTAGCACTGGAAAAAGACAGCGTTCTTAAAGATTTCAAGCCCTATTACAAAATTAATCGTACCATAGAGGCAGCGCAAAAAGAAAAGCTTAGAAAAGACTATGCAACAACGTTGAAACATATTGCCGGATCTTCCTACATGCAATATGTAGAACACTCTTTATCTAATCTGTATGCCAGAGGAATTGTATCCTACGAATCACTGAATCAACTTAATAAGGACAATTATGCTGAAATAAATGTAGTTGAGAACAATGTTTCGAAAACTCACTTTGTAAGTGATTTATTTACGGTTAAAACGGCTTACGAATTTATTATCAACAATTGCCCTCCCCGATTAGACAAGAAAGTACTTAAAGCTTGTGATATAAATAATTATCTGGTGGAGAATGTGTCTTACGACAGCACAATGACAGCCAGAGTAAAGGATGAACTGTTACAAAATGTATCACTTGCATCTGGAATGGTACAAGCTGGAGAACGTATTGTTGACCGTGGAGAAATTATTGATGGATATACTTACAATGTGTTACGGTCGTTAAAGATAGTGTACGAAAATAAGACAGGAGGTAATCAGCGGATGGGAATGATCCTCGGAGGACAGTTTGTTCTTGTGATGGGAATCATGCTATGTATGTGGTTGTATTTGTGGTCTTTCCGGGTAAAGATTTTTCATAATCAGCGTAGTGTTATATTCTTGTTATTAACAATTATTGTACCATGTTTGCTTACGGAATTCTGCGTTACCTATGGCTTATTTAACGTATATATTCTTCCATATGCAATTGCCCCCATTGTTGTTCGTACATTTTTTGATTCGCGAACAGCCTTATTCATGCATCTGGTAACCATTCTTTTGTGTTCGTTAATGGTTCCTTTTCCTCATGAGTTCCTTCTACTACAGACGGTAGCAGGTATGGTAGTTACGTTTAGTCTGAAAGAGTTGTCTGAAAGATCACAGTTAATCAGATCATCCTTCTTTATTTTTATAGCTTATGTTATAATATACTTAAGTCTGGCGGTTTATCAGGAAGCTGATTTCCAGAAAATAAACTGGATGATGCTGCTTTATTTCGGTATTAATTTTATACTGCTCACTTTTGCCTACTTATTGGTTTACATGTTAGAGAAAACCTTTGGGTATGTATCCAGTATAACTTTGGTCGAATTATCAAATATCAATAATCCACTGTTAAAAAGTCTGTCGGAGACTTGTCCGGGAACTTTTCAACACTCCCTGCATGTTTCTATTCTTGCAGCTGATGCCGCATCCAGAGTTGGTGCGAACTCTCAATTGGTGCGTACCGGAGCATTGTATCACGACATAGGTAAGATGAGTAATCCGGCATTCTTTACTGAAAACCAAAGCAGTGTTAATCCACATGAAAAATTATCACTTGACGAGAGTGCACAAATTATTATCAGTCACGTTACTGAAGGTGTTAAAATTGCAGAGAAAGCAATGCTACCTAAAGCAATAATTAATTTTATACGAACTCATCACGGAAATGGTAAAGCGAAGTACTTTTACAATTCGCTAAAAAATCTCAATCCTGATCAGGAAATTGATGAAAGTCTGTTTACCTATCCGGGACCGAATCCCTTTACCAAGGAAACGGCCATACTTATGATGGCCGATGCCGTGGAAGCTACATCCCGCAGTTTAAAAGAGTACACTGAAGAAAATATTAAAGAAGTTGTAAACCGGATCGTCGAAGGGCAAATAGCCGATGGTCTGCTTAGAAATACACCTCTTACCTACCGTGATGTGGAGACAATTAAAAATGTATTTTGTGAAAAATTAAAAACAATGTACCATACAAGAATCAGTTATCCCGATCTGAAGAAATAA
- the gltX gene encoding glutamate--tRNA ligase, producing MSQRKVRVRFAPSPTGALHIGGVRTALYNYLFAKQNGGDLILRIEDTDSQRFVPGAEDYIIEALTWLGIKFDEGVGFGGNYGPYRQSERKEIYKQYVDQLISNGLAYIAFDTPSELEEKRNAIANFQYDASTRMQMRNSLTLSAEETNTLIAAGNQYVVRIKIEPNENIVVNDLIRGEVIINSSVLDDKVLYKSADQLPTYHMANIVDDHLMEVTHVIRGEEWLPSAPLHVLLYRYLGWTDTMPAFAHLPLLLKPEGNGKLSKRDGDRLGFPVFPLEWKDPVSGDISSGYRESGYLPEAVVNFLALLGWNPGNDQEILTMDELVKLFSLEHCSKSGAKFDYEKGKWFNHQYIQKKDNATLAALFQPVLAENGIEVCSSYVEKVVSLMKERVNFVKELWDQSAFFFVAPLSYDEKTVKKRWKDNSSAQLTELIEVLRTVDDFGVENTEEIVKGWIEQNQYHLGNIMNAFRLALVGESKGPHIFNITEALGKEETIARLQRAIEILK from the coding sequence ATGTCCCAAAGAAAAGTTAGAGTTCGCTTTGCGCCAAGCCCCACAGGTGCATTACATATTGGTGGCGTACGTACAGCTTTATACAATTACTTATTTGCTAAACAAAATGGCGGTGATTTAATCCTTCGTATCGAAGATACAGATTCTCAACGATTTGTGCCTGGAGCAGAAGATTATATCATAGAGGCATTAACATGGCTGGGTATTAAATTTGATGAAGGAGTAGGCTTTGGTGGAAATTACGGTCCATATCGTCAAAGTGAGCGTAAGGAGATATATAAGCAGTATGTAGATCAGCTTATAAGCAATGGGTTGGCATATATCGCATTTGATACTCCATCAGAGTTGGAAGAAAAAAGAAACGCTATTGCCAACTTTCAGTACGACGCTTCTACCCGTATGCAGATGCGTAATTCACTTACTTTATCAGCTGAAGAGACCAACACATTGATTGCTGCAGGTAATCAGTATGTGGTCAGGATTAAGATCGAGCCCAATGAAAATATTGTTGTAAACGATCTGATACGTGGAGAAGTGATCATCAACTCTTCTGTATTGGATGATAAAGTTTTATATAAATCAGCAGATCAACTTCCCACTTATCATATGGCCAATATAGTAGACGACCATTTAATGGAAGTCACTCATGTGATTCGCGGTGAAGAATGGCTTCCCAGTGCACCATTACATGTATTGTTGTATCGCTACCTGGGATGGACAGATACAATGCCTGCCTTTGCCCATCTTCCGTTATTGCTTAAACCTGAAGGAAATGGAAAGTTAAGTAAACGGGATGGCGACCGATTAGGTTTTCCCGTATTTCCTTTGGAATGGAAAGATCCTGTGAGCGGAGATATCTCTTCAGGATACAGAGAAAGCGGGTATTTGCCTGAAGCAGTTGTCAACTTCCTTGCGTTATTAGGCTGGAATCCGGGAAATGACCAGGAAATTTTAACTATGGATGAGCTGGTTAAATTGTTTTCACTTGAACACTGTAGTAAAAGTGGAGCCAAGTTCGATTATGAGAAGGGAAAATGGTTTAATCATCAATATATACAGAAAAAAGATAACGCAACGTTAGCGGCATTATTTCAACCAGTCCTGGCAGAAAATGGAATTGAAGTTTGCTCCTCTTATGTAGAAAAGGTTGTTTCATTAATGAAAGAACGCGTAAACTTTGTCAAAGAACTTTGGGATCAGTCGGCATTCTTCTTTGTAGCACCGCTTTCATACGATGAGAAAACGGTAAAGAAGCGTTGGAAAGATAATTCGTCAGCCCAGTTGACAGAACTTATCGAAGTATTGCGTACTGTAGATGATTTCGGAGTAGAGAATACGGAAGAGATTGTAAAGGGATGGATTGAACAGAATCAGTACCATTTAGGAAATATAATGAATGCATTTCGCCTGGCATTGGTGGGAGAGTCCAAAGGACCGCATATTTTCAATATTACAGAAGCCTTGGGTAAGGAGGAGACTATTGCCCGTTTGCAACGTGCTATTGAAATATTAAAATAA
- a CDS encoding 3-deoxy-D-manno-octulosonic acid transferase, translated as MYSLIIHLYAFFIELISPFHKKARLMRLGQWKTNGILREKIDRNAKYIWFHASSLGEFEQGRPLIEKIKAEHPEYKILLTFFSPSGYEVRKNYGGADVVCYLPFDTPYRVKKFLDLSKPVMAIFIKYEFWDNYLSELKRRNIPVYIVSAIFRKEQLFFKWYGGMYRKVLSYFTHIFVQDDASRELLSKYGVTNVSVFGDTRFDRVQDVYKNTKQVPMVDLFVNNNRSDNQLTMVAGSSWQQDEEVYLNYFNDHPELKLIIAPHEIHKDHLMHIESMLKRPSIRLSEATEKDIKGKSCLIVDSFGLLSSIYRYGDLAYIGGGFGAGIHNVLEAAVYGMPVIFGPKYQKFKEARDLLQVGGAFSITDEKTFESKMEELSTYRDLLEAAGAAAGDFVKSNIGATNRIIASIPL; from the coding sequence ATGTATAGTCTTATCATCCACCTTTACGCATTTTTTATTGAATTGATTTCTCCTTTTCATAAAAAGGCCAGATTAATGCGTTTAGGCCAATGGAAAACGAACGGAATTCTTCGGGAGAAGATAGACCGGAATGCGAAGTATATTTGGTTTCATGCCTCTTCATTGGGCGAATTTGAACAAGGACGCCCTTTAATTGAGAAGATTAAGGCAGAACATCCTGAGTATAAGATTCTGCTTACTTTTTTCTCTCCTTCGGGTTATGAGGTAAGAAAAAATTACGGAGGGGCCGATGTGGTATGTTATCTTCCGTTCGACACCCCATACCGGGTTAAGAAGTTTCTTGACCTGTCAAAACCTGTGATGGCGATATTTATAAAGTACGAGTTTTGGGATAATTATTTAAGTGAACTGAAAAGACGCAATATTCCGGTATATATCGTTTCAGCCATATTCAGGAAAGAGCAACTGTTTTTCAAATGGTATGGAGGAATGTACAGAAAGGTCCTTTCTTATTTCACTCATATTTTTGTACAGGATGATGCATCGCGCGAATTGCTTTCGAAGTATGGTGTTACGAATGTTTCTGTCTTCGGAGATACTCGTTTTGATCGGGTACAAGACGTGTATAAGAACACTAAGCAAGTTCCAATGGTCGACCTGTTTGTTAATAATAACAGATCCGACAATCAGTTAACGATGGTAGCCGGAAGCTCCTGGCAACAGGATGAAGAGGTTTATCTGAATTATTTCAATGATCATCCGGAGTTGAAACTTATTATTGCTCCACACGAGATCCATAAAGATCACCTGATGCATATTGAATCAATGTTAAAACGACCCTCTATTCGTTTGTCTGAGGCAACGGAAAAAGATATTAAAGGAAAATCTTGTCTTATAGTAGATAGTTTCGGTTTATTGTCTTCTATCTATCGTTATGGAGATTTAGCCTATATCGGAGGTGGTTTTGGTGCAGGTATCCACAATGTTTTGGAAGCTGCTGTTTATGGAATGCCAGTGATATTCGGACCGAAGTATCAGAAGTTTAAAGAGGCTAGAGATTTGTTGCAGGTAGGAGGCGCATTTTCAATAACAGATGAAAAGACTTTCGAATCCAAAATGGAAGAACTTTCTACCTATCGTGATTTACTTGAAGCCGCCGGAGCTGCCGCTGGAGATTTTGTAAAAAGCAACATTGGAGCAACAAATAGAATAATTGCATCGATACCCTTGTGA
- a CDS encoding carbohydrate-binding family 9-like protein, whose translation MNYTKLFLSVVALSQVSLSAFPALKDKEIMYKTPEPLNPPTYICYKAPSKITIDGKLSKSEWDAIPWTSDFVDIEGDKQPLPYLQTRAKMTYDQDGMYFAVLMEEPHVWATIKEHDAVIYHDNDFEIFLNPSGDTHNYLEYEINAYGTDWDLFLNKPYRDPGNIVLNNWEFAGMKKAVYVDGTLNNPKDKDKSWSVEVFIPWKSIYQVMRGKEKPQDGDQLRINFSRVQWPTKIENNKYVKVPKQGQDKIAEYNWVWAPTGVINIHLPEYWGYVQLSNKLAGKGEDVFKANPDEEYKWILRQLYYRQQEYKSVNGEYASKVSTLKPEEVCKPEVAKRIKLYTTPGYYELTLSAPNKLWHIRHDGLVW comes from the coding sequence ATGAATTACACTAAATTATTTTTAAGCGTTGTAGCATTATCGCAGGTTTCTCTTTCTGCTTTTCCGGCATTGAAAGATAAAGAGATCATGTATAAAACTCCCGAACCGCTAAATCCTCCTACGTACATTTGTTATAAAGCTCCCTCTAAAATTACAATAGACGGTAAATTATCTAAATCTGAATGGGATGCGATACCCTGGACATCCGACTTTGTAGATATTGAAGGAGATAAGCAACCACTCCCCTATCTTCAAACCCGGGCAAAGATGACATACGATCAGGACGGGATGTATTTTGCCGTATTGATGGAAGAACCTCACGTTTGGGCAACCATCAAGGAGCACGATGCCGTAATATATCATGACAATGATTTTGAAATTTTCCTGAATCCTTCGGGAGATACACATAACTATCTTGAATACGAAATCAATGCTTACGGCACGGATTGGGACCTTTTCTTAAACAAGCCTTATCGCGATCCGGGTAATATTGTTTTAAATAACTGGGAATTTGCCGGCATGAAAAAAGCCGTGTATGTAGATGGAACATTGAATAATCCAAAAGACAAGGATAAGTCCTGGAGTGTTGAAGTGTTTATTCCCTGGAAGTCCATTTATCAGGTTATGCGTGGAAAGGAAAAGCCTCAAGACGGTGATCAGCTTCGTATTAACTTCTCACGCGTGCAATGGCCAACTAAAATTGAGAATAACAAATATGTGAAAGTCCCCAAACAAGGGCAAGATAAAATTGCTGAATACAACTGGGTTTGGGCTCCCACCGGAGTAATTAATATTCACTTGCCGGAGTATTGGGGATATGTGCAACTATCAAATAAGTTAGCAGGAAAAGGAGAAGATGTATTTAAAGCAAATCCTGATGAAGAATATAAGTGGATTTTGCGTCAGTTATATTACCGTCAACAAGAATATAAATCGGTCAACGGCGAATACGCCTCTAAGGTTTCAACTCTCAAGCCTGAAGAAGTCTGCAAACCCGAAGTAGCCAAACGTATTAAATTATATACAACACCTGGGTACTACGAACTCACACTTTCCGCCCCTAATAAACTATGGCACATCCGCCACGACGGATTGGTTTGGTAA
- a CDS encoding serine hydrolase domain-containing protein: MKKIIGALLLVCIFVGGYLLIPSNYYLRQTIVHLYPKIDQYPIFENRKVSAKDPQPWETADVYNKLSINPAYLPQFKKHGTVAFLVIQDSALVFEQYWEDYSDQKRSNSFSMAKSIVSLAIGCAIDDGFIANTEQAVSDFIPEFNSFNGKKLTIKHLLTMSAGVDFEESYVSPFSPTTQLYYGDNLKKATGESLSAYVSRRLWTPMHAEEDALWSLDHKGGSEKAYCCFNSNARDFARFGQLILNNGSWDGNQLVSASYIKEAITPDTLLIDKKYNEPNRHYGYQFWKLNFEGSEVVYMRGMLGQYVFVIPDKRAIVVRLGHKRGENYTSQHYPDDIDVWLKAASDLLNQKENKTF; the protein is encoded by the coding sequence ATGAAAAAGATTATAGGCGCATTGCTCCTTGTTTGTATTTTTGTTGGAGGGTATCTATTAATACCCTCCAACTATTATCTACGGCAAACAATCGTTCATTTGTATCCCAAAATTGATCAATATCCAATTTTTGAAAACAGAAAAGTTTCGGCAAAAGATCCTCAACCATGGGAAACAGCTGATGTATACAACAAACTGTCTATTAACCCGGCCTATCTACCCCAGTTTAAAAAACACGGCACGGTTGCTTTTCTTGTGATTCAAGATAGTGCATTAGTTTTTGAACAGTATTGGGAGGATTATTCGGATCAAAAAAGAAGTAACTCGTTTTCTATGGCTAAAAGTATAGTCTCCCTGGCTATCGGATGTGCCATTGATGATGGTTTTATTGCCAACACTGAACAGGCTGTTAGTGATTTTATTCCAGAATTCAATTCATTTAACGGAAAGAAGCTTACGATAAAACACCTGCTCACCATGAGTGCTGGTGTTGATTTTGAAGAGTCGTATGTTTCTCCTTTTTCTCCAACAACGCAACTCTATTATGGGGATAACTTAAAAAAAGCTACTGGCGAGAGTTTAAGCGCTTATGTATCAAGACGACTTTGGACTCCAATGCATGCAGAAGAGGATGCTTTGTGGAGCCTGGATCATAAAGGTGGATCGGAAAAGGCGTATTGCTGTTTCAATTCTAATGCGCGAGACTTCGCGCGGTTTGGACAGCTTATTCTAAACAACGGTTCCTGGGATGGCAATCAGCTAGTATCTGCATCTTATATTAAAGAAGCAATTACTCCGGATACCTTGTTGATAGATAAAAAATACAATGAACCTAACAGGCACTATGGATATCAATTCTGGAAATTGAATTTTGAAGGATCTGAAGTAGTTTACATGCGGGGTATGCTTGGACAATATGTATTTGTAATTCCCGACAAAAGAGCCATTGTTGTGAGACTTGGACATAAAAGAGGCGAAAATTATACAAGTCAGCATTATCCTGACGATATTGATGTTTGGCTAAAAGCAGCATCCGACTTATTGAATCAAAAAGAAAACAAAACATTCTAA
- a CDS encoding gamma carbonic anhydrase family protein — MALIKSVRGFTPKIGNDTFLADNATIIGDVEIGDGCSIWFGTVLRGDVNSIRIGNGVNIQDGSVLHTLYQKSIIEIGNNVSVGHNVVIHGAKVCDGALLGMGSIILDHAVIGEGAIIAAGAVVLSNTQVEPGSIYAGAPAKFIKKVDPEQAKEMNQKIANNYHMYASWYKEESE, encoded by the coding sequence ATGGCTTTAATAAAATCAGTAAGAGGATTTACTCCCAAAATCGGGAACGATACATTCCTGGCCGATAATGCGACTATCATTGGCGATGTTGAAATTGGGGACGGATGCAGCATATGGTTTGGAACCGTGCTAAGAGGTGATGTAAATTCTATTCGCATCGGGAATGGGGTCAACATACAAGACGGATCTGTTTTACATACGTTGTACCAGAAATCGATCATTGAGATTGGAAACAACGTATCTGTTGGACACAACGTGGTAATTCACGGAGCTAAAGTATGCGATGGAGCTTTATTGGGCATGGGATCAATTATCCTTGATCATGCGGTGATTGGAGAAGGTGCTATTATTGCAGCTGGAGCCGTGGTGCTAAGCAATACACAGGTTGAACCGGGAAGTATCTATGCTGGTGCTCCGGCAAAGTTTATAAAGAAGGTAGATCCGGAACAGGCTAAAGAGATGAATCAGAAAATAGCGAACAATTACCATATGTATGCTTCGTGGTACAAAGAGGAATCTGAATAA